In Vibrio bathopelagicus, the following are encoded in one genomic region:
- the aroE gene encoding shikimate dehydrogenase, whose amino-acid sequence MTQQVDRYAVFGNPIGQSKSPFIHTLFARQTSQQLTYTALQPEQGEFITAAKAFFSEGGRGCNVTAPFKEDAYQFANRLTERAELAGAVNTLKKLDDGEIIGDNTDGEGLVQDLLQHQVMLEGARVLLLGAGGAARGVIQPLLDQKPQQLVIANRTSSKAELLAEMFSSYGNIKGMGLSDVNEGFDVIINSTSSGLSGQLPEVSDVIFNSNSSVYDMVYGSGTTVFNQWALDKGVHAAYDGLGMLVGQAAESFMLWRGLRPGTKQILRELRKNLEM is encoded by the coding sequence ATGACACAGCAAGTAGATCGTTATGCCGTTTTCGGTAACCCTATTGGGCAAAGCAAATCGCCATTCATTCATACATTATTTGCTCGCCAAACCAGCCAACAACTTACCTATACAGCACTCCAGCCAGAACAAGGCGAATTCATCACTGCTGCCAAAGCTTTTTTTAGCGAAGGTGGTCGAGGATGTAACGTCACAGCACCTTTTAAAGAAGATGCGTATCAGTTTGCCAATCGCCTGACTGAGAGAGCTGAACTAGCAGGTGCTGTAAACACACTTAAGAAGCTCGATGATGGAGAGATCATTGGTGATAACACCGATGGTGAGGGTTTAGTTCAAGACCTTCTTCAACATCAAGTTATGCTAGAAGGGGCTCGCGTTCTTCTGCTTGGCGCTGGTGGTGCTGCTCGAGGTGTTATTCAACCTCTTCTCGACCAAAAGCCACAACAGTTGGTGATAGCTAACCGAACCAGTTCAAAGGCTGAACTTTTGGCTGAGATGTTTTCTTCATATGGAAACATCAAAGGAATGGGACTGAGTGATGTTAATGAGGGCTTTGATGTCATTATTAACTCGACCTCATCTGGTCTAAGCGGACAACTTCCGGAAGTTTCTGATGTTATTTTCAATTCGAATAGTTCCGTTTATGACATGGTTTACGGATCTGGAACGACGGTATTTAATCAGTGGGCGTTAGATAAAGGTGTTCACGCTGCTTATGATGGTTTGGGTATGTTGGTAGGGCAGGCTGCTGAGAGCTTCATGCTATGGCGGGGCCTTCGTCCTGGAACAAAACAGATTTTAAGAGAATTGCGTAAAAATCTAGAGATGTAA
- the hemF gene encoding oxygen-dependent coproporphyrinogen oxidase, whose translation MSAIDKEAVKQFLLRLQDSICQQLEQADGTALFEEDAWQREPGERLGGGGRTRVMTNGAVFEQGGVNFSHVAGKAMPASATAHRPELAGRKFEAMGVSLVIHPKNPYIPTSHANVRFFIAEKEGEDPIWWFGGGFDLTPFYPFDEDCQSWHQTAKDLCAPFGDNVYQEHKEWCDKYFYLPHRDETRGVGGLFFDDLNEWGFEKSFAYMQAVGEGYAAAYLPIVERRKETSYGERERDFQLYRRGRYVEFNLVYDRGTLFGLQSGGRTESILMSMPPLARWEYRYEPQAGSPEALLYSDYLKPRVW comes from the coding sequence ATGTCAGCAATTGATAAAGAAGCAGTAAAACAGTTTTTACTGAGACTACAAGATTCGATTTGCCAGCAGCTTGAGCAAGCTGATGGCACTGCACTGTTTGAAGAAGATGCATGGCAGCGTGAACCTGGCGAGCGTCTTGGTGGCGGTGGTCGAACTCGTGTTATGACCAACGGCGCGGTATTTGAGCAAGGTGGGGTTAACTTCTCTCACGTAGCGGGTAAGGCAATGCCTGCCTCAGCCACTGCTCATCGCCCTGAATTAGCCGGGCGTAAGTTTGAGGCGATGGGTGTCTCATTAGTTATCCATCCTAAAAACCCTTATATCCCAACCTCACACGCGAACGTTCGATTCTTCATTGCGGAAAAAGAAGGGGAAGACCCTATTTGGTGGTTCGGTGGTGGTTTTGATTTAACGCCATTCTATCCTTTCGATGAAGATTGCCAGTCTTGGCATCAAACAGCTAAAGATCTGTGTGCGCCATTTGGTGATAACGTGTATCAAGAACACAAAGAGTGGTGCGATAAGTATTTCTATCTGCCTCATCGCGATGAAACGCGTGGTGTTGGTGGCCTGTTCTTTGATGATCTTAACGAGTGGGGCTTTGAAAAGAGCTTTGCTTACATGCAGGCTGTTGGTGAAGGTTATGCCGCGGCGTACCTACCTATTGTAGAACGACGCAAAGAGACGTCTTACGGTGAGCGCGAGCGTGACTTCCAACTTTATCGTCGTGGTCGCTATGTTGAATTTAACTTAGTGTATGACCGTGGCACCCTATTTGGCCTGCAAAGTGGCGGGCGCACAGAGTCTATCTTGATGTCTATGCCGCCATTGGCTCGCTGGGAATACCGTTACGAACCACAAGCGGGCTCACCAGAAGCTCTGCTTTATAGCGACTACCTAAAACCTCGAGTTTGGTAG
- a CDS encoding L-threonylcarbamoyladenylate synthase, protein MDNFQHTLQALQQGEVIAYPTEGVFGVGCDPDNPQAIKKLLDLKQRPMEKGLILIAASYDQLLPYIDESQLTEAQLATVKATWPGPVTWIMPTSAKVTDWVSGQFDSIAVRVTDHPLVQRMCSEFGKPLTSTSANLTGEPPCMTTEEVQQQLGQHLVAILEGQTGGREKPSEIRDAKTSKILRQG, encoded by the coding sequence GTGGATAACTTTCAACATACATTGCAGGCATTACAGCAAGGTGAAGTCATTGCTTACCCGACCGAAGGCGTTTTTGGGGTCGGTTGTGATCCCGATAATCCACAAGCCATCAAGAAACTGCTCGACTTAAAACAACGACCGATGGAAAAAGGGTTGATCCTAATAGCCGCAAGTTACGATCAGTTGTTGCCTTATATTGACGAAAGCCAACTGACTGAAGCGCAGTTAGCGACAGTGAAAGCAACATGGCCGGGCCCGGTTACTTGGATCATGCCAACCAGCGCCAAAGTAACAGACTGGGTCAGCGGCCAGTTCGATTCCATCGCGGTACGAGTGACGGATCACCCTTTGGTTCAAAGAATGTGTAGTGAATTTGGTAAGCCGTTAACCTCTACCAGTGCTAACCTAACGGGTGAGCCGCCTTGTATGACGACTGAAGAAGTCCAACAACAGTTGGGCCAACACTTAGTCGCGATTTTAGAAGGTCAAACGGGTGGACGTGAGAAGCCAAGTGAAATTAGAGATGCAAAAACGTCAAAAATATTAAGACAGGGTTAA
- the purE gene encoding 5-(carboxyamino)imidazole ribonucleotide mutase, producing MTVGIIMGSKSDWPTMKLAAEMLDQFGVAYETKVVSAHRTPQLLADYATSAKERGIKVIIAGAGGAAHLPGMAAAFTSVPVLGVPVQSKALKGMDSLLSIVQMPKGIAVGTLAIGEAGAANAGILAAQIIGTHNEEVMARVEAFRSEQTETVLANPNPAED from the coding sequence ATGACTGTCGGTATTATCATGGGTTCTAAATCTGATTGGCCAACAATGAAGCTAGCTGCAGAAATGTTGGATCAGTTTGGCGTGGCGTACGAAACAAAAGTGGTTTCTGCTCACCGCACACCTCAGTTGCTAGCAGACTACGCAACCAGTGCGAAAGAGCGCGGTATTAAAGTAATTATTGCTGGTGCTGGCGGTGCAGCTCACCTTCCGGGCATGGCGGCTGCTTTCACAAGCGTCCCAGTTCTTGGTGTTCCGGTTCAGTCTAAAGCACTGAAAGGCATGGACTCGCTACTTTCTATCGTACAGATGCCAAAAGGTATCGCGGTAGGTACTCTGGCTATCGGTGAAGCGGGTGCTGCTAACGCTGGTATCCTAGCCGCTCAAATCATTGGTACACACAATGAAGAAGTGATGGCGAGAGTAGAAGCGTTCCGCTCTGAGCAAACAGAAACGGTTCTTGCTAATCCAAACCCTGCTGAGGACTAA
- a CDS encoding 5-(carboxyamino)imidazole ribonucleotide synthase, with protein MHVLVLGAGQLARMMSLAGAPLNIEISAFDVGSKNIVHPLTQAILGNGLENAIERADVITAEFEHIPHDVLEVCERSGKFLPTTEAIKAGGDRRLEKALLDKANVKNAKYYVINSREDFDAAIAHVGLPMVLKSTLGGYDGKGQWRLKTLDNVDTTWAEMAECIAATDNQAIVAEEFVPFDREVSLVGARGANGEIQVYPLAENVHTDGVLSLSTAIDDIELQEQAKTMFTAIADRLDYVGVLALEFFDVQGSLLVNEIAPRVHNSGHWTQQGAETCQFENHLRAVCGMPLGSTKLIRPTAMINILGEDTLPDAILAQGGCHVHWYGKEKRAGRKMGHINVSADYNAELQRTLCSLAEILDKQAYPAVHEFAEQMK; from the coding sequence ATGCATGTTCTTGTGTTAGGCGCGGGCCAACTTGCTCGCATGATGTCCCTAGCTGGGGCACCGCTGAATATTGAAATTTCTGCTTTTGATGTTGGCAGCAAAAATATTGTTCACCCATTAACGCAAGCGATTCTAGGCAACGGCTTAGAAAATGCGATTGAGCGTGCGGACGTCATTACTGCAGAGTTCGAACACATCCCTCACGATGTACTTGAGGTGTGTGAGCGCAGCGGTAAGTTCTTACCGACAACAGAAGCAATCAAAGCTGGCGGTGACCGTCGTCTTGAAAAAGCCCTGTTAGACAAAGCAAACGTGAAAAATGCTAAGTACTACGTGATTAACTCTCGCGAAGACTTTGACGCTGCAATTGCTCACGTAGGCTTACCAATGGTATTGAAGAGCACACTTGGCGGCTACGATGGCAAAGGTCAATGGCGGTTAAAGACATTAGACAATGTTGACACGACTTGGGCAGAAATGGCTGAGTGCATTGCCGCAACAGACAACCAAGCGATAGTGGCTGAAGAGTTCGTTCCGTTTGACCGTGAAGTATCACTTGTTGGTGCTCGTGGCGCTAATGGCGAAATCCAAGTGTACCCACTGGCTGAAAATGTTCACACCGACGGCGTGTTGAGCTTATCGACAGCGATTGATGACATTGAACTGCAAGAGCAAGCGAAAACCATGTTCACTGCCATTGCTGATCGCTTAGATTACGTTGGTGTGCTAGCACTTGAGTTCTTTGATGTTCAAGGTTCACTACTGGTTAATGAGATTGCACCACGTGTTCATAACTCAGGCCACTGGACGCAACAAGGCGCTGAGACTTGTCAGTTTGAGAATCATCTACGTGCCGTATGTGGCATGCCACTAGGCAGCACTAAACTGATTCGTCCAACCGCAATGATCAACATCCTTGGTGAAGATACCCTACCTGACGCAATTCTTGCTCAAGGCGGCTGTCATGTTCATTGGTATGGTAAAGAGAAACGTGCGGGTCGTAAGATGGGTCACATCAACGTGAGCGCTGACTACAACGCAGAACTGCAAAGAACGTTATGCTCATTGGCAGAGATTCTCGACAAACAAGCCTACCCTGCTGTGCATGAGTTTGCTGAGCAGATGAAGTAA
- a CDS encoding DNA topoisomerase family protein: protein MSSKIDNQLFSAHEHALEHEPCPQCGGELQLRHGKHGPFLGCKQYPSCDYIKPLHQNDGHVVKELGVPCPKCQNELVLRQGRFGMFIGCSSYPTCNHIESLDQPKEQPEEQPLVACPECGRGHLVERKSRYGKTFYACDNYPKCKFAVNQPPVIGRCEECQFPLLLEKKTASGTKKQCADRKCHHIQSQ, encoded by the coding sequence ATGAGTAGTAAGATTGATAATCAGCTTTTTTCAGCACATGAACATGCATTAGAGCATGAACCATGTCCACAGTGTGGTGGAGAGCTTCAGCTTCGCCATGGTAAGCACGGTCCATTTTTAGGCTGTAAGCAGTATCCGAGTTGTGATTACATCAAGCCGTTGCATCAAAACGATGGACACGTGGTGAAAGAGCTGGGTGTGCCTTGTCCTAAATGCCAAAACGAATTGGTATTAAGGCAAGGCCGCTTTGGGATGTTCATTGGTTGTAGCAGCTACCCAACGTGTAATCACATCGAGTCTTTGGACCAACCAAAAGAACAACCTGAAGAGCAACCACTTGTTGCTTGCCCTGAGTGTGGCAGAGGCCATTTGGTTGAGCGTAAATCTCGCTATGGCAAAACCTTTTATGCGTGCGATAACTACCCTAAGTGTAAGTTCGCCGTTAACCAGCCACCTGTTATAGGCCGTTGTGAAGAGTGCCAGTTCCCTTTATTACTTGAGAAGAAAACAGCCAGTGGCACCAAGAAGCAATGTGCTGATCGCAAGTGTCATCACATTCAATCTCAGTAG
- a CDS encoding DUF494 family protein, whose amino-acid sequence MMMDILMYLFETYIHSDSELQVDQDELEDELLRAGFHQDDIYKALHWLEDLAALQDTENQAAISVCSNTSMRIYTSREISRINMECRGFLLFLEQINVLTTEIREMVIDRVMGLETNEFELDDLKWIILMVLFNVPGNESAYTQMEELLYTKEQGILH is encoded by the coding sequence ATGATGATGGACATACTGATGTACTTGTTTGAAACCTACATCCATAGCGATTCTGAATTGCAGGTGGATCAAGATGAGCTGGAAGATGAGCTTCTTCGAGCAGGGTTTCACCAAGATGATATTTATAAGGCCCTCCATTGGTTAGAAGATCTTGCGGCATTGCAAGATACCGAGAACCAAGCGGCGATTAGTGTGTGTTCCAATACCTCGATGCGTATTTATACCAGTCGAGAGATTTCACGTATTAATATGGAGTGTCGAGGTTTCTTACTGTTTCTTGAGCAGATCAACGTACTCACGACAGAGATTCGTGAAATGGTGATTGATCGTGTGATGGGGCTTGAGACCAACGAATTTGAATTAGATGATCTGAAATGGATTATCTTAATGGTGCTATTTAATGTGCCGGGTAATGAAAGTGCTTACACGCAAATGGAAGAGCTGTTGTACACCAAAGAGCAAGGTATCTTGCATTAA
- the dprA gene encoding DNA-processing protein DprA — MNEQQLSAWLTLSFVPQLGSKRLSRLLSIDPPSNIVGYSSQQLQALGLSAKQISYLREQAPREVEACLAWQARQPNHHIITPNCPHYPKLLNETASAPSALFVKGHVEKLIEPQIAMVGSRNASLEGLQTAKSFAKEFVQNGLIVTSGLALGIDGYAHDGALDKGGETFAVLGSGLDSIYPARHRNLADRICENGALISEFRPSAKPRPEHFPRRNRIISGLSLGTLVVEAAEKSGSLITARYAMEQGREVFALPGSIHSPTSRGGNSLIKSGACLVQNAQDVLIEIKSLLDWSIDQQPSLFEPTPNKGENEQLPFPQLLANVGLEATPVDILAQRTHIPVHEVMMQLLELELSGHVVAVSGGYIRKGRG, encoded by the coding sequence GTGAATGAGCAGCAACTGAGCGCCTGGCTAACTCTAAGTTTTGTTCCGCAATTGGGTAGCAAGCGCCTTTCTCGTTTGCTGAGTATTGATCCTCCTTCTAATATTGTTGGCTACTCAAGTCAGCAGCTACAAGCACTTGGTTTGTCTGCCAAGCAAATTTCCTATCTAAGAGAGCAAGCCCCAAGAGAAGTGGAGGCTTGCTTAGCGTGGCAAGCAAGGCAGCCCAACCATCACATCATTACCCCTAACTGCCCACATTATCCCAAACTGCTGAACGAGACAGCTTCTGCGCCAAGTGCTCTTTTCGTTAAAGGTCATGTTGAAAAACTGATTGAGCCTCAAATCGCTATGGTTGGCAGTCGTAATGCCAGTCTCGAAGGACTACAGACAGCGAAGTCCTTCGCTAAAGAGTTTGTACAAAATGGCTTGATCGTCACGAGTGGTTTAGCGTTAGGCATTGATGGCTATGCTCATGATGGTGCTTTGGATAAAGGAGGGGAGACCTTCGCAGTGTTGGGCTCTGGCTTAGATTCCATTTACCCTGCGCGGCATAGAAACTTAGCCGATAGAATTTGTGAGAATGGTGCGCTAATTTCAGAGTTTCGACCAAGTGCTAAACCAAGACCTGAACATTTCCCCCGACGTAATCGTATTATTAGTGGCTTGTCGCTAGGAACCTTAGTGGTTGAAGCGGCTGAGAAGAGTGGCTCTTTGATTACGGCTCGCTATGCCATGGAGCAAGGCCGAGAGGTGTTTGCACTTCCTGGCTCAATTCATAGTCCAACCAGTCGCGGAGGTAACAGCTTAATTAAATCTGGTGCATGTTTGGTGCAAAATGCTCAAGATGTTCTGATTGAAATAAAGAGTCTGTTAGACTGGTCTATAGATCAGCAGCCCAGTTTGTTCGAGCCTACGCCGAATAAGGGTGAAAATGAGCAATTGCCATTTCCACAGCTGTTAGCTAACGTAGGATTAGAGGCGACACCCGTTGATATTTTGGCACAGAGAACCCATATACCTGTGCATGAGGTCATGATGCAGCTTTTAGAGCTTGAGCTCTCAGGGCATGTTGTTGCAGTTTCCGGTGGCTATATTCGAAAGGGGAGAGGCTAA
- a CDS encoding LysM peptidoglycan-binding domain-containing protein, which produces MRHFFPALSLICASISFAATAENSAQPLTIKQGAPEAYVVVKGDTLWDISAMYLDSPWLWPRLWQVNPEIENPHLIYPGDKLSLVWINGEPVLSLKPVIKLSPKIRVSEKKAVPTVNEGLVLPYLQSDRLVEQQDIESAQRVLGTSDGKRFLSGEDRLFISGNQQHQKWGIYRSVETYQRQQPQASMTSLRLVATAHLKEVDAEFSSLQIETQLQEVLLNDLVLPELGVDQVNLSTTFYPAPSAVGQFANILGSLDGSQYSVKNQVVVINKGSQDNLRQGSMFTLSESGAVVFGKQGEYSYKESAASDKVQLPSTSFGSLMVIRPYEHFSLALITQSSKPVSNDILAVSPLDLALTEEVKDAE; this is translated from the coding sequence ATGCGTCATTTTTTCCCCGCTTTATCTCTTATTTGTGCCTCGATTTCGTTTGCCGCTACGGCTGAAAATAGTGCTCAACCTTTAACCATTAAACAGGGTGCACCCGAGGCGTATGTGGTGGTTAAGGGCGATACCTTGTGGGATATCTCCGCGATGTATCTCGATAGCCCGTGGTTGTGGCCAAGGTTGTGGCAGGTAAACCCTGAGATAGAAAACCCTCATCTTATTTACCCCGGAGATAAATTGTCTCTGGTTTGGATTAATGGCGAGCCTGTATTGAGCCTTAAACCCGTCATCAAGCTAAGCCCTAAGATTCGTGTATCAGAAAAGAAAGCAGTACCTACCGTGAATGAAGGGCTAGTTCTGCCGTATTTACAATCTGATCGCTTGGTAGAGCAGCAAGATATCGAGTCGGCGCAACGGGTATTAGGAACCAGTGATGGCAAACGCTTCTTATCGGGTGAAGACCGACTATTTATCTCGGGCAACCAACAACATCAAAAATGGGGTATTTACCGTTCTGTCGAAACTTACCAACGACAGCAACCTCAAGCGAGTATGACCTCTTTGCGTTTGGTCGCTACGGCACACCTCAAAGAGGTGGATGCTGAGTTCAGTAGCTTGCAGATAGAGACTCAACTGCAAGAGGTGTTACTTAACGATCTAGTGTTGCCGGAACTTGGCGTTGATCAGGTAAACCTATCAACCACATTTTATCCAGCGCCTAGTGCTGTAGGTCAGTTTGCTAATATCTTGGGTTCATTAGATGGGAGCCAATACAGCGTAAAGAATCAGGTCGTGGTTATTAACAAAGGCTCACAGGATAATCTTCGCCAAGGCTCTATGTTTACCCTCAGCGAAAGCGGCGCGGTGGTGTTTGGTAAGCAGGGTGAATATAGCTATAAAGAGTCAGCGGCGAGCGATAAGGTGCAGTTGCCAAGTACCTCATTCGGTAGTTTGATGGTCATTCGCCCTTATGAGCATTTTAGCCTCGCGTTGATCACTCAGAGCTCTAAGCCGGTTAGTAATGACATTCTTGCGGTATCACCTTTGGACCTTGCTTTGACGGAAGAGGTTAAGGACGCCGAGTGA
- the def gene encoding peptide deformylase codes for MSVLQVLTLPDDRLRTVAKPVKEVTPEIQKFVDDMIETMYDEEGIGLAATQVDFHQRIVVIDISETRDEPMVLINPEITDKRGEDGIEEGCLSVPGARALVPRAAEVTVKALDREGNEFTFDADDLLAICVQHELDHLEGKLFVDYLSPLKRKRIQDKLAKIKRFNEKQG; via the coding sequence ATGTCTGTATTACAAGTATTAACATTACCAGATGATCGTCTACGTACCGTGGCGAAACCGGTAAAAGAAGTTACCCCAGAGATTCAAAAGTTCGTTGATGACATGATTGAAACCATGTACGACGAAGAAGGTATCGGCCTTGCGGCAACGCAAGTAGATTTCCACCAGCGCATCGTTGTTATCGATATTTCAGAAACACGTGACGAGCCTATGGTTCTGATCAACCCTGAAATTACTGACAAACGTGGCGAAGATGGTATCGAAGAAGGCTGTCTATCTGTACCAGGCGCTCGAGCTCTAGTACCTCGCGCTGCAGAAGTAACGGTTAAAGCATTAGACCGTGAAGGCAACGAATTCACATTCGACGCTGACGACCTTCTGGCTATCTGTGTTCAGCACGAACTTGACCATCTAGAAGGCAAGTTGTTTGTTGATTACCTATCGCCACTAAAGCGCAAACGTATTCAAGATAAGCTAGCGAAGATTAAACGTTTCAACGAGAAACAAGGTTAA
- the fmt gene encoding methionyl-tRNA formyltransferase, with the protein MSQSLRIVFAGTPDFAARHLAALLSSEHEVIAVYTQPDRPAGRGKKLTASPVKNIALENNIPVYQPENFKSDEAKQELADLNADIMVVVAYGLLLPQAVLDTPRLGCINVHGSILPRWRGAAPIQRSIWAGDKETGVTIMQMDIGLDTGDMLSITTLPIEATDTSASMYEKLAGLGPNALVECLADIASDKAVAEKQDDELANYAKKLSKEEAKIDWNDSAEHIERCVRAFNPWPMSHFAVVDSSSNDEKSIKVWQTRVDEESASAPAGSIIKADKTGIYVATGDKVLVLEQLQVPGKKAMSVQDILNSRASWFEVGTQLS; encoded by the coding sequence TTGAGTCAATCTTTGAGAATTGTCTTCGCAGGTACTCCGGATTTCGCCGCCCGTCATTTGGCGGCGTTGTTGTCTTCGGAGCATGAAGTTATTGCTGTTTACACACAGCCAGATCGTCCAGCAGGCCGCGGTAAAAAACTGACTGCGAGCCCAGTAAAAAACATCGCACTTGAAAACAATATTCCGGTTTACCAACCAGAAAATTTCAAGTCAGATGAAGCTAAGCAAGAGCTAGCAGATTTGAATGCTGACATCATGGTTGTTGTCGCTTACGGCTTGCTTCTTCCACAAGCGGTATTAGATACGCCTCGCTTGGGTTGTATTAACGTGCATGGTTCTATCCTACCGCGCTGGCGTGGTGCTGCTCCGATCCAACGCTCTATCTGGGCGGGCGATAAAGAGACTGGCGTGACGATCATGCAGATGGATATCGGCCTAGATACTGGTGATATGCTCAGCATCACAACGCTACCAATCGAAGCAACAGACACCAGCGCGTCAATGTACGAGAAGTTAGCTGGCCTTGGTCCTAATGCTCTTGTTGAGTGTTTAGCTGACATCGCTTCTGATAAAGCCGTTGCTGAGAAGCAAGACGACGAACTTGCCAACTACGCGAAGAAGCTAAGCAAAGAAGAAGCGAAAATTGATTGGAATGACAGTGCAGAACACATAGAACGTTGTGTGCGCGCTTTCAACCCATGGCCAATGAGTCACTTTGCAGTTGTTGATAGCAGCTCTAATGATGAAAAAAGCATTAAAGTTTGGCAGACACGTGTTGATGAAGAATCAGCATCTGCGCCAGCTGGCTCAATCATCAAAGCAGATAAGACTGGTATTTATGTTGCGACTGGCGACAAAGTACTAGTATTGGAACAGCTACAAGTTCCAGGTAAAAAAGCCATGTCAGTTCAGGACATCTTGAACTCACGTGCAAGCTGGTTTGAAGTTGGTACTCAACTCTCTTAA
- the rsmB gene encoding 16S rRNA (cytosine(967)-C(5))-methyltransferase RsmB: protein MNVRAAAANVLFQVVDKGHSLSHALPAAQKTIRPRDHALLQEICYGALRYLPRLESIANELMENSLKGKKRVFHHLILVGIYQLSFMRIPSHAAVAETVEATKTLRGPSLSGLINAVLRSYLRDQEELDEKAVSHNAGKYSHPSWILKMLQESYPDQWEQLVEANNSKAPMWLRVNRQHHTRDEYVELLKNENIEYTLHPEAADAIKLASPCDVTLLPGFDRGWVSVQDAAAQLSVDYLTPKDGELILDCCAAPGGKTAHILEHTQDTEVVAIDSDIKRLDRVYDNLERLQLRADVICGDARYPEEWWTGSQFDRILLDAPCSATGVIRRHPDIKWLRRASDIDALAELQSEILDAMWRQLKEGGTMVYATCSITPQENVLQVKAFLERTENATLVGSDIEKPGRQILPGEEDMDGFYYAVLVKQA, encoded by the coding sequence ATGAATGTTCGCGCTGCTGCTGCAAATGTCCTATTCCAAGTTGTCGACAAAGGCCACTCTCTTTCACACGCTCTCCCTGCGGCTCAAAAAACGATCCGTCCGCGAGACCATGCTCTACTGCAAGAGATTTGCTACGGCGCACTTCGTTACCTGCCTCGCTTAGAGTCAATCGCTAACGAACTGATGGAAAACTCGCTTAAAGGTAAAAAGCGCGTCTTCCACCATCTGATCTTAGTAGGCATTTACCAGTTGAGCTTTATGCGCATTCCTTCGCATGCTGCTGTTGCTGAAACTGTTGAAGCAACCAAAACACTGCGCGGCCCAAGCCTCAGTGGTTTGATCAATGCAGTGCTTCGCAGCTATCTGCGCGATCAAGAAGAGCTAGATGAGAAAGCAGTTAGCCACAATGCGGGCAAATACAGTCATCCAAGCTGGATCCTAAAAATGCTTCAAGAAAGCTACCCAGATCAATGGGAGCAATTGGTTGAAGCAAACAACAGCAAGGCACCAATGTGGCTGCGTGTAAACCGCCAACACCACACTCGTGACGAGTATGTTGAACTGCTTAAAAACGAAAACATTGAATACACACTGCACCCTGAAGCGGCTGATGCCATAAAATTAGCGTCACCTTGTGATGTTACTTTGCTTCCTGGTTTCGACCGAGGCTGGGTATCAGTACAAGACGCTGCAGCTCAACTTTCTGTTGATTACCTAACACCAAAAGATGGTGAGCTAATCCTTGATTGCTGTGCTGCTCCTGGCGGTAAAACTGCGCACATTCTTGAACATACTCAAGACACTGAAGTGGTTGCGATTGACAGTGATATTAAACGCCTAGACCGTGTTTACGATAACCTTGAACGCCTACAACTACGTGCCGACGTAATCTGTGGTGATGCTCGCTACCCTGAAGAGTGGTGGACGGGCAGTCAGTTCGACCGCATCCTACTTGATGCTCCGTGTTCAGCGACTGGTGTAATTCGCCGTCACCCTGACATTAAGTGGCTACGCCGTGCATCTGATATCGATGCACTAGCAGAGCTACAAAGCGAGATCTTGGATGCAATGTGGCGCCAGCTAAAAGAAGGTGGCACCATGGTTTATGCGACATGCTCTATCACACCACAAGAAAACGTGCTGCAAGTGAAAGCATTCCTAGAGCGTACCGAGAACGCAACGCTGGTTGGGTCTGATATCGAGAAACCGGGTCGTCAAATACTGCCTGGTGAAGAAGATATGGATGGCTTCTACTACGCAGTTCTAGTAAAACAGGCATAA